In Elephas maximus indicus isolate mEleMax1 chromosome 7, mEleMax1 primary haplotype, whole genome shotgun sequence, the following proteins share a genomic window:
- the TSPAN4 gene encoding tetraspanin-4 — translation MARGCLQCVKYLMFAFNLLFWLGGCGVLGVGIWLAATQGNFATLSPSFPSLSAANLLIAMGSLVMAIGLVGCIGAIKEQKCLLLTFFVMLLLVFLLEATIAILFFVYTDKIDRYAQHDLKKGLHLYGTQGNVGLTNAWSIIQTDFRCCGVSNYTDWFEVYNATRVPDSCCLEFSESCGLHAPGTWWKAPCYETVKMWLQENLLAVGVFGLCMALVQILGLTFAMTMYCQVVKADTYCA, via the exons CTGGGGGGCTGCGGCGTCCTGGGCGTCGGCATCTGGCTGGCCGCCACACAGGGGAACTTCGCCACCCTATCCCCCTCCTTCCCGTCCCTGTCGGCCGCCAACCTGCTGATTGCAATGGGCTCGCTGGTCATGGCCATCGGCTTGGTGGGCTGCATCGGGGCCATCAAGGAGCAGAAGTGCCTGCTGCTGACG TTCTTCGTGATGCTGCTGTTGGTGTTCCTGCTGGAGGCCACCATCGCCATCCTCTTCTTCGTCTACACTGACAAG ATTGACAGGTATGCCCAGCACGACCTGAAGAAGGGCCTGCACCTGTATGGCACACAGGGCAATGTGGGCCTCACCAATGCCTGGAGCATCATCCAGACTGAT TTCCGCTGCTGTGGTGTCTCCAACTACACGGATTGGTTCGAGGTCTACAACGCCACGCGAGTGCCCGACTCCTGCTGCCTGGAGTTCAGTGAGAGCTGTGGCCTGCATGCTCCGGGCACCTGGTGGAAGGCG CCCTGCTACGAGACAGTGAAGATGTGGCTGCAGGAGAACCTGCTGGCCGTGGGCGTCTTTGGGCTGTGCATGGCGCTGGTGCAG ATCCTGGGCCTGACTTTCGCCATGACCATGTACTGCCAGGTGGTGAAGGCCGACACCTACTGTGCATAG